The sequence GCTCCAGCGCCTGTCAACGCGGCCCGAAGACTGCGCTCAAAGGTCTTCGGCCAGGGCCGCTTCGGCGGCGTCGATGCGTTGCTGGACGGCTTCCGGCCAGGGGGGATCGACGGGCTGGCCGAGGGCTTCGGCGCGGTGCAGGATGGCGTCGCGCAGGTCGTCGAGACCGTCGCCGGAGAGGGCCGAGATCCAGATGCCGTCGGCCGACGGACCGCCCTCCTGGTGGAGGCGGTCGGCCTTGTTGTAGACCCGCAGGATGCGCTCGGCTTCGACCCCCAAATCGGCAAGGACCTCTTCCGCCACTGCGGCCTGGTCTTCCCAGGCCGGATGGCTGCGGTCAATGACGTGGAGCACCAGGTCCGCCGCCGTCGCCTCTTCCAGGGTGCTGCGGAAGGAGGAGACGAGGTGGTGGGGCAGCTTGCGGATGAAGCCCACCGTGTCGGCGAAGACGGCGATGCGGCCGGGTCCCAGGGCGCCTTTGCGCAGCCGGGCGTCGAGGGTGGCGAAGAGCTGGTTCTTGGCCTTCTCGTCGGCCTTGGTGAGCTGGTTGAAGAGAGTGGTCTTGCCGGCGTTGGTGTAGCCCGCCAGCGCAACGGACAGCACGTCTCGCCGGCTGTGGCGCTGCACGGCGCGGGTTTTCTCAATCTTCTGTAGGTCGCGTTCGAGGCGGCCGATGCGCTGCCGCAGGATCCGCCGGTCGGCCTCGATCTGCTTCTCACCTTCACCGCCGCGTACGCCGATGCCGCCGCCCTGGCGGGAGAGGTGCTTCCACATGCGGGTGAGACGCGGCAGGGTGTAGCGAAGCTGCGCCAGCTCGACTTGGGTGCGCGCCTCACGGGTGCGCGCCCGCTGGTTAAAAATTTCCAGGATCAGCGAGCTGCGGTCCATCACCTGCAGTTCGGCGATCTTCTCAAGGTTCTTCACCTGGCTGGCGGTGAGGTCGTCGTCGAAGATCAACACGTCGGCGCCGAGTTCTTTGGCGGCCGCCGCCGCCGCTTCCGCCTTGCCAGACCCGATGAAGGTGGCCGGGTGCGGCGTGGGACGCCGCTGGATGTCGTGGCCAACCACTTCAACGCCGGCGCTCGTGGTCAGTTCCGCCAGCTCCGCCAGATGCTCCTCCACCTCGATGGCCGAGTCGCCTTTGAGGTGCAGGCCGAGGAGAAAGGCCTTGCGGGGTGGGTCCGATAGGGATTCATCGCGGTTGTACAATGTGTTCTCCGTCCGTCGCTCGTTTCGTCCACAGTGGGCCAACCGACTCGCGGCGACCGGAATTCCTGATGACCCTCGATACTGAACCCTCGCCCCCCGAGACCGAACCGCCGGTGGACACCGCCTTCGACTTGACGCCGGCGGAATCCTCCGAGGGATCCCCTCGCCAAGCCAAGCCGATGGGCCAACAGGCGAAGTGGGCGATGGCGGCCCTGGCGATTCTCGCCGCGGTGGCCTTGTTCTGGCCGAAAGGCGACAGCAGTTTCGACGAGCCCGGCGGCTTCCTGCTCGACGGCGACGGCCGGCCGCAAACCCTGGCGCCACGCCTGGCGCCGGTGACCCTGGTGCATTTCTGGGCCACCTGGTGCCCGCCCTGCATCACCGAACTCCCGGCCCTCGACCGCCTGTTCGCGGACCTCTCCGACCGGCCGGACTTCGACCTGGTGATGATCGCCGTCAACGATACGCTGGAGAAGGTGGAACCTTTCGTCGGCAAGCGGGCGATGATGATGCTCTACGACCCCAACTGGGACGTCGCCCACCGCTACGGCACCCGCAAGCTGCCGGAAACCTACCTGGTGGTGGACGGCCGGGTGATCCACAAGTGGGAAGGGGCGATCGATTGGGATCGGCCCAAGGAACGCCGGGTCATCGAGGAGGCGCTGGACGCGCGGAGCAGTTCTTGACCTACAACACGTAGATCCTTTCGATCGCCTGAGAGCCACAGGTGGCGAACTTGAACGGGCCGCCAACGCCGCGAACCCGCAAGAGCGAGCCGGGACTTCAGGCTCGGCTCGGGGAGTGGCTCGAGAAATCGTATTTTTTCGTGCCGAGGGGAGCTGGAACAGCCCCCCAAAAACCAAAAAATCGAGCGGCGGTTATCGGGCGCGACGGAGGAGCGCAGCGACTCGCTCGCGACCTAAAACCGGTACGAGATTCCGGCGTGGCCTATGGCGAAGAGCTGCGTCTCGTCAAAATCCACGAAGTGCCCTGAAAGCTCTAGCGCAAAGCCGAAGCGCTGGGTGATCGGAAACTCCCCGGTAAAGCCCAGGACGGCGCCGAAGGCGGTTTCGTCCAGGCCGCGGCCGGCGAAGCTGGAACCTTCGAGCTGGTAGCCGCCGATGCCCAGGTAGATCCCCGAGTCGTACACACCTTCGTCGTAGCGGTACTCGCCGGCCAGGGTGAGGTAGGAAAGGTCCGCGTCGAAGAAGGACTCGAGCGGATCGTCGAAGTGGAGCTGGCCCACCCGCACGCCGACGTGGGTGCGCGGCTCGGTGACCATCGAAAAGCCGAGCTGGAAACCGGTGTTCTCGACGCCATCGCCACGGTCCGCATCGAGGGAGCCGCCGAGGGCTCCCAGGGCGGTGACGG is a genomic window of Acidobacteriota bacterium containing:
- the hflX gene encoding GTPase HflX is translated as MYNRDESLSDPPRKAFLLGLHLKGDSAIEVEEHLAELAELTTSAGVEVVGHDIQRRPTPHPATFIGSGKAEAAAAAAKELGADVLIFDDDLTASQVKNLEKIAELQVMDRSSLILEIFNQRARTREARTQVELAQLRYTLPRLTRMWKHLSRQGGGIGVRGGEGEKQIEADRRILRQRIGRLERDLQKIEKTRAVQRHSRRDVLSVALAGYTNAGKTTLFNQLTKADEKAKNQLFATLDARLRKGALGPGRIAVFADTVGFIRKLPHHLVSSFRSTLEEATAADLVLHVIDRSHPAWEDQAAVAEEVLADLGVEAERILRVYNKADRLHQEGGPSADGIWISALSGDGLDDLRDAILHRAEALGQPVDPPWPEAVQQRIDAAEAALAEDL
- a CDS encoding TlpA disulfide reductase family protein; the encoded protein is MTLDTEPSPPETEPPVDTAFDLTPAESSEGSPRQAKPMGQQAKWAMAALAILAAVALFWPKGDSSFDEPGGFLLDGDGRPQTLAPRLAPVTLVHFWATWCPPCITELPALDRLFADLSDRPDFDLVMIAVNDTLEKVEPFVGKRAMMMLYDPNWDVAHRYGTRKLPETYLVVDGRVIHKWEGAIDWDRPKERRVIEEALDARSSS